The following coding sequences lie in one Deltaproteobacteria bacterium genomic window:
- a CDS encoding sigma-54-dependent Fis family transcriptional regulator, which yields MSQRRILIVDDEERLRSVLEKILARLNVTCLHAESGEDALKVLEGRQVDLILTDLIMPGMGGVELLRRLRQQGNESPVIIITAHGSIESAVQAVKEGASDYIEKPFDKEKIALSVEKALQFGELLSDFRALRDEVRERFDFSNIVTRSEKMLATLKLASKVAGESQTTVLITGESGTGKELMARAIHYNSDRRQKRFVAVNCTAIPDTLLESELFGYEKGAFTGADRTKPGLLEQAGGGTLFLDEIGDMSLPVQAKMLRVLQEREFTPVGSREVMPFTGRIVCATNRNLEQMVSQGEFREDLFYRINVFPVHIPPLRERKEDVILLGEFFLKKFASEMGKPLRGFTPEAARDLEEHPWKGNVRELGNLLERAVILAEGLNVTARDLNLRGAAEAVSTPVPAGFSLPVGGLNLEELERTLVEQAIQQARFNKTRAAQLLGLTRAQLRSRLEKFGIEG from the coding sequence GTGAGCCAGCGACGGATACTCATAGTGGACGACGAGGAACGGCTCCGGTCGGTGCTGGAGAAGATACTCGCCCGTCTCAATGTCACCTGCCTGCATGCGGAATCGGGCGAGGATGCGCTGAAGGTTCTGGAAGGACGGCAGGTGGACCTGATCCTGACCGACCTCATCATGCCCGGCATGGGCGGGGTGGAACTGCTCCGCAGGCTCCGGCAGCAGGGGAACGAAAGCCCGGTCATCATCATCACGGCGCACGGATCGATCGAGTCGGCCGTGCAGGCGGTGAAGGAGGGCGCGTCCGACTACATCGAAAAGCCGTTCGATAAGGAGAAGATCGCGCTCAGTGTCGAGAAAGCCCTGCAGTTCGGCGAACTGCTGAGCGACTTCCGGGCGCTCCGCGACGAGGTGCGGGAGCGGTTCGACTTCAGCAATATCGTGACCCGGTCGGAGAAGATGCTCGCCACGCTGAAACTGGCTTCCAAGGTGGCGGGCGAAAGCCAGACGACGGTGCTGATCACAGGCGAGTCGGGAACCGGGAAAGAGCTGATGGCGCGGGCTATCCACTACAACTCCGACCGCCGCCAGAAACGGTTTGTCGCAGTCAACTGCACGGCCATTCCCGACACGCTGCTGGAAAGCGAGCTGTTCGGCTACGAAAAGGGCGCCTTCACCGGCGCCGACAGGACCAAGCCGGGCCTGCTGGAGCAGGCGGGTGGCGGGACGCTGTTTCTGGACGAAATCGGCGACATGTCGCTCCCGGTGCAGGCCAAGATGCTTCGTGTGCTCCAGGAACGTGAATTTACTCCCGTGGGCAGCCGGGAAGTCATGCCATTTACGGGCCGGATCGTTTGCGCCACGAACCGGAATCTTGAGCAGATGGTCTCGCAGGGGGAGTTCCGCGAAGACCTGTTTTACCGGATCAACGTCTTCCCGGTTCACATTCCGCCGCTTCGGGAGCGGAAAGAGGACGTGATCCTGCTGGGCGAGTTCTTCCTGAAAAAGTTCGCTTCCGAGATGGGCAAGCCCCTGCGGGGGTTTACACCGGAGGCCGCGAGGGATTTGGAAGAACACCCCTGGAAAGGGAACGTGCGCGAGCTGGGCAACCTGCTGGAACGGGCCGTGATCCTGGCCGAGGGACTCAATGTGACGGCGCGGGATCTCAACCTGCGGGGGGCGGCCGAAGCCGTATCGACCCCGGTCCCGGCCGGTTTCAGCCTGCCCGTGGGCGGCCTCAACCTGGAAGAGCTGGAACGGACCCTCGTTGAGCAGGCGATCCAGCAGGCCCGGTTCAACAAGACCCGCGCAGCGCAACTGCTGGGGCTCACCCGGGCGCAGCTCCGGAGCCGTCTCGAGAAGTTCGGAATCGAAGGCTGA
- a CDS encoding metallophosphoesterase family protein, whose product MKVHTIRYLVILAAVLLAPRFALAGGSSPPPITLRVHPVVMNATTTSVDVMWESSEAAAGKIRIGTQANLSGASLLTDSRTIRIHKVKINGLQQNKKYYYRIELADQMSPINSFTTAPSSTSEPFRLVMLGDTRRGYGPEAWFLEAGEDDDHRAVSRAALNTAPDVYLNSGDFGMLGQDEGDVINFFKQEKELLGNSAFYPVYGNHDFAWFFGLADASLGLGNTLYDSYFMVPGNGDFDYYSFNYANVHFLVINSNGCNSSGTCPSTFAPGTAQYAFIQSDLAAAKNNPAIKHIVVSHHQPAVGDGGVDSGFNALFPLYQQYGVKTVVTGHVHNYERAVKDGITYLVTGGGGSPLSGTNSSSYTQRIAKELNFVVADFTATGASFKAYGVVGDDNTATWLLDSWNMTY is encoded by the coding sequence ATGAAGGTCCACACGATCCGTTATCTCGTTATCCTGGCTGCGGTGCTTCTGGCCCCGCGCTTTGCGCTGGCCGGCGGCAGCAGCCCGCCGCCCATTACCCTGCGGGTTCACCCGGTGGTGATGAACGCCACGACCACCAGCGTTGATGTCATGTGGGAGAGCTCGGAAGCCGCTGCCGGCAAGATCCGGATCGGCACGCAGGCCAACCTCTCGGGAGCCTCGCTGCTCACCGATTCCCGTACGATCAGGATCCACAAGGTCAAGATCAACGGTCTCCAGCAGAACAAGAAATACTACTACCGGATCGAACTCGCCGACCAGATGAGCCCGATCAACTCGTTCACGACCGCTCCTTCCAGCACGAGCGAGCCATTCCGTCTCGTCATGCTCGGCGACACCCGCCGTGGGTACGGACCGGAAGCGTGGTTCCTTGAGGCCGGCGAGGACGACGATCACCGCGCCGTCTCGCGTGCCGCTCTCAACACCGCGCCCGACGTTTACCTGAACTCCGGCGACTTCGGCATGCTGGGCCAGGACGAGGGCGACGTGATCAACTTCTTCAAGCAGGAGAAGGAACTGCTCGGCAACTCGGCGTTCTACCCGGTTTACGGTAACCACGACTTTGCCTGGTTCTTCGGTCTTGCTGACGCGAGCCTGGGCCTCGGCAATACCCTCTACGATTCCTACTTCATGGTTCCGGGGAACGGCGATTTCGACTACTACTCGTTCAATTACGCGAATGTGCACTTCCTCGTGATCAACTCGAACGGCTGCAACTCGTCGGGCACCTGCCCAAGCACGTTCGCTCCGGGGACCGCGCAGTACGCCTTCATCCAGTCGGATCTGGCCGCTGCGAAGAACAACCCGGCGATCAAGCACATCGTCGTCAGCCACCACCAGCCGGCGGTGGGCGATGGAGGCGTGGACAGCGGCTTCAACGCCCTGTTCCCGCTCTACCAGCAGTACGGTGTGAAGACGGTCGTCACCGGTCATGTTCACAACTACGAGCGTGCGGTCAAGGACGGCATCACCTACCTCGTGACCGGTGGCGGCGGCTCACCCCTGTCCGGCACGAACTCCAGCTCCTACACCCAGCGGATCGCCAAGGAGCTGAACTTCGTGGTGGCCGACTTCACGGCGACCGGCGCCAGCTTCAAGGCCTACGGTGTGGTGGGCGACGACAACACCGCCACCTGGCTGCTCGACAGCTGGAACATGACCTATTGA
- the leuS gene encoding leucine--tRNA ligase, with translation MSDENHSYNPAQIEPRWQQYWLERKTFRTPNPGEAGFDPAKPKYYILDMFPYPSGAGLHVGHPEGYTATDVMARYKRMRGFNVLHPMGWDAFGLPAEQYAIQTGTHPRETTAKNVEVFRRQIRQLGFSYDWNREIDTTDPAYFRWTQWIFLKLYEKGLAYMAEVPVNWCEALGTVLANEEVIDGKSERGGHPVTRLMLRQWMLKITAYADRLLDDLDGLDWPEPIKLMQRNWIGKSEGAEVDFELDAEAAGKAKAAGLDGKLRVYTTRPDTLYGATFMVLAPEHPLVRHITAPDRKAGVAAYAEKAARETEITRTDDTREKTGVFTGAHAINPVNGERVPVWIADYVMMGYGTGAIMAVPAHDTRDHEFACKFGLPVREVVSGGENVQKAAWTGDGILVNSPEINGLGVPDAKAKITAFLERKGAGKKAVRYKLRDWLFSRQRYWGEPIPVLHDVQTGDLVPLSPDDLPLTLPELADFKPTGDPAGPLVKAKEWLVLDHGGRKFRRETNTMPQWAGSSWYFLRFIDPRNDREAWSKEAENYWMPVDLYVGGAEHAVLHLLYSRFWHKVFFDLGLVHTKEPFSRLFNQGLILGEDGQKMSKSRGNVVNPEQVVEQAGADSLRLFELFMGPLDQMKPWSTSGVAGVRRFLDRVWRVAIDDRSGALHSSVKDMPVPDDLDRLLSRTVKKVAEDIENLRFNTAISAMMELVNDLTGRTERPRRALETLTLILAPFAPHIGEELWSRLGHQESLAYEPFPAWSEAHLVDATATLVVQVNGKLRARLEVPRGSTEEAVKQLALADVSVARAVDGKPFRKVIFVPDKILNLVV, from the coding sequence ATGAGCGACGAGAACCACTCCTATAACCCGGCCCAGATCGAACCGCGCTGGCAGCAATACTGGCTGGAACGCAAGACGTTCCGGACCCCGAATCCGGGCGAAGCCGGTTTCGATCCCGCCAAACCCAAGTATTACATCCTTGATATGTTTCCGTATCCGTCGGGCGCCGGGCTCCATGTGGGCCATCCGGAGGGTTATACGGCGACCGACGTCATGGCCCGCTACAAGCGGATGCGCGGGTTCAATGTCCTGCACCCGATGGGGTGGGACGCCTTCGGACTGCCGGCCGAGCAGTACGCCATCCAGACGGGAACGCATCCCAGGGAGACGACGGCGAAGAACGTCGAGGTGTTCCGACGCCAGATCCGCCAGCTCGGCTTTTCCTATGACTGGAACCGGGAGATCGACACGACTGACCCTGCCTATTTCCGCTGGACCCAGTGGATATTCCTGAAGCTCTACGAAAAGGGCCTCGCCTACATGGCCGAAGTCCCGGTGAACTGGTGCGAGGCACTGGGCACAGTGCTGGCCAACGAGGAGGTGATTGACGGCAAGAGTGAACGTGGAGGACACCCGGTCACGCGGCTCATGCTCCGCCAGTGGATGCTCAAAATCACGGCCTATGCCGACCGTCTGCTGGACGATCTGGACGGCCTCGACTGGCCCGAGCCGATCAAGCTGATGCAGCGCAACTGGATCGGGAAAAGCGAGGGGGCGGAGGTCGATTTCGAACTGGACGCCGAAGCCGCCGGAAAGGCAAAGGCAGCGGGCCTCGATGGCAAGCTGAGGGTCTACACGACCCGGCCGGACACGCTTTATGGGGCGACCTTCATGGTGCTGGCGCCGGAGCATCCGCTGGTCCGCCATATTACGGCTCCTGACCGGAAGGCCGGTGTGGCAGCGTACGCCGAAAAGGCTGCGAGGGAGACCGAGATTACCCGCACGGATGATACCCGTGAAAAGACGGGCGTCTTTACCGGCGCACATGCCATCAATCCGGTCAATGGCGAGCGCGTTCCGGTCTGGATAGCGGACTACGTGATGATGGGGTACGGAACCGGCGCGATCATGGCCGTTCCTGCCCACGATACCCGGGACCATGAGTTCGCCTGCAAGTTCGGGCTTCCGGTCCGGGAAGTGGTTTCGGGTGGCGAAAACGTGCAGAAAGCCGCATGGACGGGCGATGGAATCCTGGTGAACTCGCCTGAGATCAATGGCCTTGGCGTTCCCGACGCCAAGGCGAAGATCACCGCGTTTCTGGAACGCAAGGGAGCGGGAAAGAAGGCGGTCCGCTACAAGCTGCGGGACTGGCTGTTTTCCCGTCAGCGGTACTGGGGAGAGCCGATCCCGGTCCTGCATGACGTGCAAACCGGAGATCTGGTCCCGCTCTCGCCGGACGACCTGCCGCTCACGTTGCCGGAGCTGGCCGACTTCAAGCCGACGGGCGACCCGGCGGGGCCGCTGGTGAAGGCAAAGGAGTGGCTGGTGCTTGATCACGGCGGGAGAAAGTTCCGGCGCGAAACGAACACCATGCCCCAGTGGGCGGGCTCAAGCTGGTACTTTCTCCGGTTCATCGATCCCCGTAATGACCGTGAAGCGTGGTCGAAAGAGGCCGAGAACTACTGGATGCCGGTGGATCTTTACGTGGGCGGTGCCGAGCACGCGGTCCTGCACCTCCTGTATTCGCGGTTCTGGCACAAGGTCTTTTTCGATCTGGGGCTTGTCCATACGAAGGAGCCGTTTTCGAGGCTGTTCAACCAGGGGCTCATACTGGGCGAGGACGGCCAGAAGATGTCCAAATCCCGGGGCAACGTCGTGAATCCGGAGCAGGTGGTCGAGCAGGCGGGGGCCGACAGTTTGCGGCTCTTTGAACTGTTCATGGGGCCTCTGGACCAGATGAAACCCTGGTCTACGTCCGGAGTCGCTGGTGTCCGGCGGTTCCTGGACCGGGTGTGGCGGGTGGCGATCGATGACCGTTCAGGTGCCCTTCATTCGTCTGTGAAGGATATGCCGGTACCGGACGACCTCGACCGGCTGCTCTCGCGGACGGTGAAGAAGGTGGCCGAGGATATCGAAAACCTCCGGTTCAACACCGCCATCAGCGCCATGATGGAACTGGTAAACGACCTGACCGGCCGGACCGAACGGCCCCGGCGTGCGCTTGAGACGCTCACGCTGATTCTGGCCCCCTTTGCGCCGCATATCGGCGAGGAACTCTGGTCTCGGCTCGGTCACCAGGAATCGCTCGCATACGAACCTTTCCCGGCGTGGAGTGAGGCGCATCTGGTGGATGCGACCGCCACACTTGTCGTTCAGGTAAACGGCAAGCTCCGGGCCCGGCTGGAAGTGCCGAGGGGTTCCACTGAAGAGGCTGTGAAGCAGCTTGCCCTGGCGGACGTTTCGGTTGCCAGGGCAGTGGACGGCAAGCCCTTCCGGAAAGTGATCTTTGTCCCCGACAAGATACTGAACCTGGTGGTGTGA
- a CDS encoding sigma 54-interacting transcriptional regulator: MPRLDIHLGGRRIIECPVQGEVIMGRGPEATVVLPAPGISRIHARIRPANSGYELVDQSVNGTLLNGSDVEGAAPLADGASIGIGPYRIIFSLAPAGPAGPTSVARALPTRLLRATPEQITCVAARLELLGKARGPVSAVFPLPDRAIAVGKSPDCDIVLADEFVSRLHARLVPVPGGWRIEDLGSRNGTRINGRETGAALLADGDRIQIGNLRFLFRQELQAGDMGGTEDAGAELMRGETPAIVQLRRLAARIAPSNATVLVLGETGTGKEVYARLVHMLSARAGQPFIAVNCGAIPEALFESELFGHEPGAFTGAIKRNPGLFAAAAAGTLFLDEIADLPVHCQVKLLRALESGTVRPVGSTTDIPAAPRIIAATSADLTARLREGCFREDLFHRINVIPVRMPPLRERKSDLPLLAASFLDGGRSLSPEALDKLRQHDWPGNIRELRNTVERAAVISDGPAIGPDAVFTGSTADAAASGGYLASRPEFQGKTLDEIEREILRRVLADMGGVQAKAARALGISRGSLHGKLVRHGLIQVDGTD; this comes from the coding sequence ATGCCACGACTGGATATTCATCTTGGCGGACGACGGATCATCGAGTGCCCGGTCCAGGGGGAAGTCATCATGGGCCGCGGACCGGAGGCGACCGTCGTTTTGCCTGCCCCCGGCATCTCCCGCATCCATGCCCGGATCCGCCCGGCAAACAGCGGCTACGAGCTGGTTGACCAGTCCGTAAACGGAACGCTTCTCAACGGATCAGACGTCGAGGGTGCCGCCCCGCTTGCCGACGGCGCCTCCATCGGCATCGGCCCTTACAGGATCATCTTCAGCCTTGCCCCGGCCGGGCCGGCTGGCCCCACATCGGTAGCCCGGGCGCTTCCCACCCGGCTGCTCCGGGCAACCCCAGAACAGATCACTTGCGTGGCGGCCCGCCTCGAACTGCTGGGGAAGGCGAGGGGACCGGTATCGGCTGTGTTTCCCCTCCCCGACCGGGCTATCGCCGTGGGCAAGTCACCGGATTGCGACATTGTGCTTGCTGACGAGTTCGTCTCACGCCTGCACGCAAGGCTGGTTCCGGTTCCAGGCGGCTGGCGGATCGAGGATCTGGGATCAAGAAACGGCACCCGGATCAACGGCCGGGAAACCGGCGCCGCACTGCTTGCAGACGGCGACCGCATCCAGATCGGCAATCTCCGGTTCCTGTTCCGCCAGGAACTGCAGGCCGGCGACATGGGCGGCACCGAAGATGCCGGCGCAGAGCTCATGCGGGGTGAAACGCCCGCCATCGTCCAGCTCCGCCGTCTCGCTGCCCGTATCGCCCCAAGCAACGCCACCGTCCTTGTTCTCGGTGAAACCGGCACCGGCAAGGAGGTATATGCCCGGCTGGTGCACATGCTCTCGGCGCGGGCCGGCCAGCCGTTCATCGCCGTCAATTGCGGAGCCATCCCGGAGGCGCTCTTCGAAAGCGAGCTGTTCGGCCATGAGCCGGGAGCATTCACGGGAGCCATCAAGCGCAATCCGGGGCTGTTTGCTGCTGCCGCGGCCGGAACGCTCTTTCTGGACGAAATCGCCGATCTTCCTGTCCACTGCCAGGTCAAGCTGCTTCGTGCGCTGGAAAGCGGGACAGTCCGCCCCGTTGGTTCCACTACCGATATCCCCGCTGCGCCGCGGATCATCGCCGCCACATCCGCTGACCTTACTGCCCGGCTCCGGGAGGGGTGCTTCCGCGAGGATCTTTTCCACCGGATCAACGTCATCCCGGTCCGGATGCCACCGCTACGGGAGCGCAAAAGCGATCTGCCCCTCCTTGCCGCCTCGTTTCTGGATGGAGGCCGGTCGCTCTCCCCGGAAGCGCTGGACAAACTCCGCCAGCACGACTGGCCGGGGAATATCCGCGAACTCAGGAATACGGTTGAGCGGGCGGCGGTGATCTCCGATGGTCCTGCCATAGGCCCCGATGCGGTTTTCACCGGCAGCACCGCCGATGCGGCCGCGAGCGGCGGTTATCTGGCCAGCCGCCCGGAGTTCCAGGGGAAAACCCTCGACGAAATCGAGCGGGAAATACTCCGCCGGGTACTGGCAGACATGGGCGGCGTGCAGGCAAAGGCCGCCCGCGCGCTCGGGATTTCCCGGGGCTCGCTGCACGGGAAACTGGTCCGGCACGGGCTCATCCAGGTGGATGGGACGGACTGA
- a CDS encoding cytochrome c biogenesis protein ResB, giving the protein MDADKTTTGSVSSGVDRTISSSGGIVRAVSRLDRLLWNFFSDVRVGVGLLVLLALLTMAGTFVPQVTGNISDVTGYIDRIGRDRGMLYNRLGLFDLYNAWYFNATLGLMCLALIVVSLDRFPKHWKLFRQWQPTPSPSKFTTSSIRDRLALPKAVEKRGQIRSALAAVFGRVTEAEKDGSVYFYVNRGRINRLGLYFVHVGILVISFGSYYGSKSGFSYGQMRILEGFATHRFLLVDRLDEKLEPVVYRMELPFEVRNDQFSVEFYRDPKTGVLSERAKEFRSKLTFFEGGKEVLKTDLLVNHPYTYRGITFYQASYEKAGGTAHLLMGTPEATVPVAHEAELDQPFRVAGSDHVYKVTQFIPEFRTESRGDLGPAIVIEEKDPDGNVVEVFPVLQNYPGLDRLRNGRHVFEVERFVPRYVTGLQLTSDPGIEAVWAGCAMMVIGLLIAFYIPHRQVWVRLDGQGVALAAFSNKHEDAVSRRFTALVERIVSETGARPVEGAAAREK; this is encoded by the coding sequence ATGGATGCAGACAAGACCACAACCGGAAGCGTGTCCAGCGGGGTAGACCGCACGATTTCCTCCTCCGGCGGCATTGTCCGGGCCGTGTCCCGCCTGGACCGGCTGCTCTGGAACTTCTTTTCCGATGTCCGGGTCGGGGTGGGGCTTCTCGTCCTGCTTGCGCTGCTCACGATGGCCGGGACGTTCGTTCCGCAGGTGACAGGGAATATCTCCGACGTGACAGGTTACATTGACCGGATCGGCCGCGACCGGGGCATGCTCTACAACCGTCTCGGCCTGTTCGATCTCTATAACGCCTGGTATTTCAACGCCACGCTGGGACTCATGTGTCTTGCCCTGATCGTGGTGAGTCTCGACCGGTTCCCCAAGCACTGGAAGCTGTTCCGCCAGTGGCAGCCCACGCCATCGCCGTCGAAGTTCACCACCTCGTCCATCAGGGACCGGCTGGCGCTTCCGAAAGCGGTCGAGAAGCGGGGCCAGATCCGGTCGGCGCTGGCCGCGGTGTTTGGCCGGGTGACCGAAGCAGAAAAGGACGGATCGGTTTATTTCTATGTCAATCGCGGACGGATCAACCGGCTGGGTCTCTACTTTGTCCACGTCGGTATCCTCGTTATCTCGTTCGGTTCCTACTATGGCAGCAAGAGCGGGTTTTCGTACGGCCAGATGCGGATACTGGAAGGGTTCGCCACGCACCGTTTCCTGCTGGTAGACCGGCTGGATGAGAAGCTGGAACCGGTCGTTTACCGGATGGAACTCCCCTTCGAGGTCCGCAATGACCAGTTCTCGGTCGAGTTCTACCGGGATCCCAAGACCGGTGTGCTGAGCGAGCGGGCTAAGGAGTTCCGGTCGAAGCTGACGTTCTTCGAGGGCGGCAAGGAAGTCCTGAAGACCGACCTTCTCGTCAATCATCCCTATACCTACCGCGGCATCACCTTCTACCAGGCATCCTACGAGAAGGCTGGCGGGACGGCCCATCTGCTCATGGGGACTCCGGAGGCGACAGTGCCCGTCGCCCATGAAGCGGAACTGGACCAGCCGTTCCGGGTGGCGGGTTCGGATCATGTCTACAAGGTGACCCAGTTCATCCCGGAGTTCCGGACCGAATCCCGCGGCGACCTGGGGCCGGCAATTGTCATCGAGGAGAAGGATCCGGACGGCAACGTGGTCGAGGTGTTCCCGGTTCTCCAGAACTATCCGGGGCTCGACCGGTTGCGGAATGGCCGTCATGTTTTCGAGGTGGAGCGGTTTGTCCCGCGGTATGTGACCGGCCTGCAGCTCACCAGCGATCCGGGCATCGAGGCCGTCTGGGCAGGCTGCGCCATGATGGTGATCGGGCTTCTGATAGCGTTCTATATCCCTCACCGGCAGGTATGGGTAAGGCTCGATGGGCAGGGGGTGGCGCTCGCGGCTTTTTCGAACAAGCATGAGGACGCGGTGTCGCGCCGGTTCACGGCGCTGGTCGAGCGGATTGTCTCCGAAACCGGCGCCCGGCCTGTCGAAGGCGCCGCTGCACGGGAGAAGTAG
- the ccsA gene encoding cytochrome c biogenesis protein CcsA, producing MDDGLFNVSISLFAVSSFGYLAATVFYLVLLARESKTVGWLATGILWVTVAAHTAALTTRWFVSGWHQPPWTNLYESLVYFAWGVGLVYAIFEVRAKNRLAGAFVIPIAFILMGLAALSQDKEVAQVMPALQSRWLHIHVSFACFAYAAFFTGFGFAFLYLVRDGVTAVRMLPWAAAGLFVTIVALEYGDLVKYGEFTFDSYRISAEGGVEMYPLVAPYVGPLSVAAGLFSLSVIVAGLADRYRENPEFMSGGRASGAGRSYALAVEKLAALCARIIPRGPYVLITSAVTLLLLIAVIAVAIRFGWATRPIPMKPEMSLLQIGLNAYKLSLLVVSVFSIGILLVVHAAGAGFPARLPEAAILDRWSYKSILVGLVLMTLVLITGSIWANYAWGRFWSWDPKENWALITLLTYAAYMHARMARSWSPKATAVFAIVGIVVVIFTYLGVNLFLGGLHSYGRPS from the coding sequence ATGGATGATGGACTGTTCAATGTATCGATAAGCCTGTTTGCCGTCTCGTCATTCGGCTACCTCGCGGCAACGGTATTTTACCTCGTCCTTCTGGCCCGCGAATCGAAAACGGTTGGCTGGCTTGCCACGGGAATACTCTGGGTGACGGTTGCCGCCCACACGGCGGCCCTCACGACACGGTGGTTTGTGTCGGGCTGGCACCAGCCGCCATGGACGAACCTGTATGAATCGCTCGTCTATTTTGCCTGGGGCGTGGGGCTTGTATACGCGATCTTCGAGGTGCGCGCGAAAAACCGGCTGGCGGGCGCGTTCGTCATTCCCATCGCCTTCATCCTGATGGGACTGGCGGCGCTTTCGCAGGACAAGGAAGTCGCCCAGGTCATGCCGGCGCTCCAGAGCCGCTGGCTGCATATCCACGTTTCCTTCGCCTGCTTTGCCTATGCGGCGTTTTTCACGGGTTTCGGCTTCGCGTTCCTGTACCTGGTGCGGGACGGGGTTACCGCCGTGCGGATGCTTCCCTGGGCGGCGGCGGGACTGTTCGTAACCATTGTCGCGCTGGAATACGGCGACCTCGTGAAATATGGCGAATTCACCTTCGACAGCTACCGGATTTCGGCCGAGGGCGGGGTCGAGATGTATCCGCTGGTGGCGCCGTACGTGGGCCCCCTCAGCGTGGCAGCGGGGCTCTTTTCCCTCTCGGTGATTGTCGCCGGGCTCGCCGACCGGTACCGGGAGAACCCCGAGTTCATGAGCGGCGGCCGGGCATCCGGGGCCGGCCGTTCGTACGCGCTCGCCGTGGAAAAGCTGGCCGCCCTGTGCGCCCGGATCATTCCCCGCGGACCCTACGTGCTGATCACCTCGGCAGTGACGCTGCTGCTGCTCATCGCAGTGATTGCCGTGGCGATCCGGTTCGGCTGGGCGACCCGGCCCATTCCCATGAAGCCGGAGATGTCCCTGCTGCAGATCGGCCTCAATGCCTACAAGCTGTCGCTGCTGGTGGTGAGCGTCTTTTCCATCGGCATCCTGCTGGTGGTCCATGCCGCGGGTGCGGGCTTCCCGGCGCGGTTGCCGGAGGCCGCCATCCTGGACCGGTGGAGCTACAAGAGCATCCTCGTGGGCCTGGTGCTGATGACGCTGGTGCTCATTACCGGTTCGATTTGGGCCAACTACGCCTGGGGCCGGTTCTGGTCGTGGGATCCGAAGGAGAACTGGGCACTCATCACGCTGCTCACCTATGCCGCCTACATGCATGCCCGGATGGCGCGGAGCTGGAGCCCCAAGGCCACGGCCGTGTTCGCCATCGTGGGGATCGTCGTGGTGATCTTCACCTACCTCGGCGTCAACCTGTTCCTGGGCGGCCTGCACTCCTACGGCCGGCCGTCGTGA